A single genomic interval of Musa acuminata AAA Group cultivar baxijiao chromosome BXJ3-4, Cavendish_Baxijiao_AAA, whole genome shotgun sequence harbors:
- the LOC135637238 gene encoding dnaJ protein homolog 2-like — translation MFGRAPKKSDNTRYYEILGVSKNASQEDLKKAYRKAAIKNHPDKGGDPEKFKELAQAYEVLSDPEKREIYDQYGEDALKEGMGSGGGGHNPFDIFESFFGGSTFGGGGSSRGRRQRRGEDVIHPLKVSLEDLYNGTSKKLSLSRNVICQKCKGKGSKSGASMKCSGCQGSGMKVTIRQLGPGMIQQMQHPCNECKGTGEMINDKDRCPQCKGEKVVQEKKVLEVIVEKGMQNGQKISFPGEADEAPDTVTGDIVFVLQQKDHPKYKRKGDDIFYEHTLSLTEALCGFQFVLTHLDNRQLLIKLNPGEVVKPDQFKAINDEGMPMYQRPFMRGKLYIHFTVDFPDSLTPDQCKALEAVLPPKPASQMTDMELDECEETTVHDVNMEEEMRRKQAQAQEAYEEDDDDVHGGAQRVQCAQQ, via the exons ATGTTCGGGAGGGCGCCCAAGAAGAGCGACAACACGCGGTACTATGAGATCCTCGGAGTGTCGAAGAACGCGTCGCAGGAGGATCTGAAAAAGGCGTATCGCAAGGCCGCCATCAAGAACCACCCCGATAAGGGCGGCGACCCCGAAAAG TTCAAGGAATTGGCCCAGGCTTATGAGGTTCTAAGTGACCCTGAGAAGCGTGAAATCTACGATCAGTATGGGGAGGATGCCCTCAAGGAGGGAATGGGCAGCGGTGGAGGTGGCCACAACCCGTTTGATATCTTCGAGTCATTCTTCGGTGGAAGCACCTTTGGAG GAGGTGGAAGCAGTCGGGGACGAAGGCAAAGGAGGGGGGAGGACGTGATCCATCCTCTTAAGGTGTCTTTAGAGGATCTGTACAATGGGACTTCAAAGAAACTCTCTCTTTCACGGAATGTTATCTGCCAAAAGTGCAAGGG GAAGGGTTCTAAGTCCGGTGCTTCAATGAAGTGCTCTGGTTGTCAAGGTTCGGGCATGAAGGTCACAATTCGTCAGCTAGGGCCTGGCATGATCCAGCAAATGCAGCACCCTTGCAATGAGTGCAAGGGGACAGGGGAGATGATTAATGACAAAGATCGCTGCCCGCAATGTAAAGGTGAGAAGGTTGTTCAGGAGAAGAAAGTGCTGGAGGTTATAGTTGAGAAAGGAATGCAGAACGGCCAGAAGATTTCGTTCCCTGGAGAGGCAGATGAGGCG CCTGATACGGTTACCGGAGATATTGTGTTTGTACTGCAACAGAAGGATCATCCAAAGTACAAGAGAAAGGGAGATGATATCTTTTACGAGCACACATTATCCCTTACTGAAGCTCTCTGTGGCTTCCAGTTTGTTTTGACCCATTTAGATAACAGGCAACTACTCATCAAGTTGAACCCTGGTGAAGTTGTGAAGCCCG ATCAATTCAAGGCAATAAATGACGAGGGCATGCCAATGTACCAGAGGCCCTTCATGAGGGGGAAGCTCTACATCCACTTTACGGTGGACTTCCCGGATTCACTGACACCAGATCAGTGCAAAGCTCTTGAGGCTGTGCTTCCTCCAAAACCTGCGTCTCAGATGACCGACATGGAGCTGGATGAGTGTGAGGAAACAACAGTACATGATGTTAACATGGAGGAGGAGATGCGGAGGAAGCAAGCTCAGGCTCAGGAGGCATAtgaggaggatgatgatgatgtccaTGGAGGTGCCCAGAGAGTGCAGTGCGCTCAGCAATAA